From Butyricimonas paravirosa, one genomic window encodes:
- a CDS encoding BlaI/MecI/CopY family transcriptional regulator: MEKLTHQEEEVMLIIWQVKSGVIKDFLNRMEEPRPPYTTVASIVKNLEKKGFLTSKKHGNIYEYIPVMDESEYKTKFMSGVVRNYFENSYKEMVTFFAKEQKISAKDLEEIIKLIEKQ; the protein is encoded by the coding sequence ATGGAAAAATTGACACATCAGGAAGAAGAGGTAATGTTGATCATCTGGCAGGTGAAAAGTGGCGTGATAAAAGATTTTTTGAATCGGATGGAAGAACCGAGGCCGCCTTACACGACGGTCGCTTCTATTGTGAAGAACTTGGAGAAAAAAGGATTCCTGACCAGTAAGAAGCATGGAAATATTTACGAGTATATTCCCGTCATGGATGAAAGTGAATATAAAACGAAATTTATGTCCGGGGTGGTACGTAATTATTTTGAAAATTCTTACAAGGAGATGGTGACGTTCTTTGCTAAAGAGCAAAAGATTTCGGCAAAAGATCTCGAAGAGATCATCAAGCTAATAGAGAAACAATAA
- a CDS encoding M56 family metallopeptidase, with protein sequence MDGAFIYLIKVNIALVVFYLFYRLLFSQDTFFVIRRFCLWTILGVSFIYPLVVFSFEEEQKMAIQQAVVQYAPNLLPEVSVFPEGHQVSVGVWDILRFCYWGIVTLLLGRIVIQLVSIIRLVYKGERACCCSTSVITLSGKITPFSFFKWIFVSPSLYNSDDMQEIITHERIHAEQYHSLDVMVSEILCAFFWMNPAMWLLKREIRRNLEFLADKCVVHSGFDRKAYQYHLLRLSHPSAAAQIVNKFNVSPLKKRIMMMNKKRTSRMGLIKYALLVPIAGLLILSSNVQAIVQVNENVMGVTGQDSIVAKGIVVDTNDQPLVGTSVIIKGTGIGTMTDDKGEFSITVKPGTVLIFSYVGKANQFLPVKNAKKMRIKMTTEPVVLDELVVVGYKEKGDKDEEVFQIVEDMPKFVGEDGSVMKFLAKRIRYPFEAMKKNITGKVFVTFIINKDGEPVDFKIARSVDPLLDREAIRVLQLMPNWKPGTQRGKPVSVEYTVPINFQLQ encoded by the coding sequence ATGGATGGGGCGTTCATTTATTTGATAAAGGTAAATATTGCGCTGGTCGTTTTTTATCTTTTTTATCGGCTATTATTTAGTCAGGATACCTTCTTTGTCATCCGGAGATTTTGTTTATGGACAATATTGGGTGTATCATTTATTTATCCTTTGGTTGTATTTTCATTCGAAGAAGAACAAAAGATGGCTATTCAACAAGCGGTTGTTCAATATGCACCCAATTTACTTCCGGAAGTAAGCGTGTTCCCGGAAGGACATCAAGTATCAGTGGGAGTCTGGGATATTCTAAGGTTTTGTTATTGGGGAATCGTAACACTTTTACTCGGTCGAATTGTTATTCAATTAGTTTCAATCATTCGGTTAGTCTATAAAGGGGAAAGGGCGTGTTGTTGTTCGACTTCGGTGATTACGTTATCGGGGAAGATTACACCGTTTTCTTTTTTTAAATGGATATTTGTAAGTCCATCGTTATACAATTCTGATGATATGCAAGAGATTATCACTCACGAGCGGATTCATGCGGAACAATATCATTCGTTGGACGTGATGGTTTCTGAAATTTTATGTGCTTTCTTTTGGATGAATCCCGCCATGTGGTTACTGAAACGCGAGATTCGTCGTAACCTTGAATTTTTAGCGGACAAGTGTGTCGTTCACTCCGGTTTTGACCGTAAGGCTTACCAATATCACCTTCTCCGTTTATCCCATCCTTCGGCTGCAGCTCAAATAGTAAATAAATTTAATGTGTCACCATTAAAAAAACGTATTATGATGATGAATAAAAAAAGAACTTCCAGAATGGGGTTAATCAAATATGCCTTGCTTGTTCCGATTGCAGGACTGTTGATTTTATCCAGTAATGTGCAAGCAATTGTACAAGTGAACGAAAATGTAATGGGTGTTACGGGGCAGGATTCTATAGTTGCCAAAGGAATTGTTGTCGATACCAATGACCAACCTCTTGTTGGAACAAGTGTTATAATAAAGGGGACAGGTATTGGGACGATGACGGATGATAAGGGAGAATTTTCGATTACAGTGAAACCGGGAACCGTGCTTATTTTCTCTTACGTGGGAAAGGCAAATCAATTTCTTCCCGTGAAGAATGCCAAAAAAATGCGGATAAAAATGACAACAGAACCGGTTGTGTTGGATGAGCTAGTGGTTGTAGGATATAAAGAAAAAGGTGATAAGGATGAAGAGGTTTTCCAAATTGTAGAGGATATGCCTAAATTCGTGGGTGAAGATGGTAGTGTGATGAAATTTTTGGCAAAAAGAATTCGTTATCCTTTTGAAGCGATGAAAAAAAATATTACAGGAAAAGTCTTCGTGACTTTTATCATCAATAAAGACGGGGAGCCTGTAGATTTTAAGATTGCAAGGAGTGTAGATCCTTTGTTGGATCGAGAGGCCATACGTGTCCTGCAGTTGATGCCAAACTGGAAGCCGGGTACACAGAGAGGAAAGCCTGTTAGTGTTGAATATACTGTTCCGATTAATTTCCAATTGCAGTAG
- a CDS encoding M16 family metallopeptidase, whose amino-acid sequence MNRNIEPSITEISRPSLWGHQQITLPNGIEIVYLHDPNQEVFKMDVVLSAGIYNQSRPVIASSMINMLNEGTRQHTSAEIAELFDYHGAYVDFNCGMHKAELSLISLNKYAPQTIRMLAEMTLESTFPQKELETYIRNRKQQHLVNIEKTSYLARMEFIYRMYGKEHPYANYFTLENFDQVTPELLHDFYRERVQASQCRIMLCGNVSDTVLQEVSQAFSPMSSTPLPPDKTYSIQPSGPGKYHISKPDAVQTSIRIGKSGVMLLDEDYTYFQLLNMVLGGYFGSRLMSNIREEKGYTYGIGSYNVTMPQAAHWMIATDVNADATEATIAECIKEIRRLQEELVPEEELSLVKSYFNGELLRELDGVFSQSDALKHKLNYGQDNTFYLQAIDKIRSCTPEDIMRLAQKYLNVDDMYIVTAGKN is encoded by the coding sequence ATGAATAGAAATATAGAACCGTCCATCACTGAAATCTCCCGTCCATCGCTGTGGGGGCATCAACAAATCACGCTTCCCAATGGAATCGAAATCGTGTACCTTCACGATCCCAATCAAGAGGTTTTCAAGATGGACGTGGTACTCTCAGCCGGGATTTACAACCAATCCCGTCCGGTTATCGCATCAAGCATGATTAACATGCTCAACGAGGGAACCCGTCAACATACCTCTGCCGAAATTGCAGAGTTGTTTGATTATCATGGAGCATACGTGGACTTCAATTGCGGTATGCACAAAGCTGAATTAAGCCTGATTTCGCTTAATAAATACGCCCCACAAACCATTCGTATGCTGGCAGAAATGACACTTGAAAGTACATTCCCGCAAAAAGAACTGGAAACGTATATCCGTAACCGAAAACAGCAACATCTGGTAAACATTGAAAAGACCTCTTACCTTGCACGGATGGAATTCATATACCGTATGTACGGGAAGGAACACCCTTATGCAAATTACTTCACACTGGAAAATTTCGACCAAGTGACTCCGGAATTATTACACGATTTCTACCGGGAAAGAGTGCAGGCATCACAATGCAGAATCATGCTTTGCGGGAATGTCAGCGATACGGTTTTACAAGAAGTAAGCCAAGCCTTTTCGCCCATGAGCAGTACTCCCCTGCCACCAGACAAGACCTACTCAATACAACCGAGCGGCCCCGGTAAATACCATATATCCAAACCCGATGCCGTACAAACCAGTATCCGTATCGGGAAAAGCGGAGTCATGTTACTGGACGAAGACTACACGTATTTCCAGCTTTTGAACATGGTACTCGGCGGCTATTTCGGCTCCCGCCTGATGTCGAACATCCGGGAAGAAAAAGGGTATACCTATGGCATCGGCTCATACAACGTTACCATGCCGCAAGCCGCTCACTGGATGATTGCAACGGATGTCAATGCCGACGCAACGGAGGCAACAATAGCTGAATGTATAAAAGAGATTCGCCGCCTGCAAGAAGAACTCGTTCCCGAAGAAGAATTAAGTCTCGTAAAGAGTTATTTTAACGGGGAGTTGTTACGAGAACTAGACGGTGTTTTCTCCCAGTCCGATGCCTTGAAACACAAACTCAATTACGGACAAGATAACACGTTCTATCTCCAGGCTATCGACAAGATCCGTTCTTGCACCCCCGAAGACATTATGCGTCTGGCTCAAAAATATTTGAACGTGGATGATATGTATATCGTGACAGCCGGGAAAAATTGA
- a CDS encoding DUF4251 domain-containing protein, giving the protein MKRITFIFLIGILFFTTGQAQNKKEIRFEKEFQKTLALVNSDQFTVKFYIATPTVQTLFTPPGAGANIDINPQNCYLSINDSLVTTQLPYFGRATWTSNSHLDSVSFNTVLFSRTVKIYQDGKKKAIAYQITVRSNQDICYLNMDIQYDGTCYLYFSDRKRAPISYVGQITPLDSTMQKRYKPSPKQQ; this is encoded by the coding sequence ATGAAAAGAATTACATTCATCTTTTTGATTGGAATACTGTTCTTTACAACAGGTCAAGCTCAGAATAAAAAAGAAATTCGTTTCGAAAAAGAGTTTCAGAAAACACTGGCACTGGTGAATAGTGATCAATTCACTGTTAAGTTCTACATTGCGACCCCTACCGTACAAACACTTTTCACACCACCGGGGGCGGGTGCCAACATTGACATTAACCCACAAAATTGTTATCTAAGCATAAATGACTCCCTGGTAACGACACAACTTCCTTATTTCGGCAGAGCTACATGGACATCAAATTCACACTTAGATTCAGTTTCTTTCAACACGGTATTATTCAGTCGCACGGTAAAAATTTATCAAGACGGAAAAAAGAAAGCTATTGCCTATCAAATAACCGTTCGCTCCAACCAAGATATTTGTTATCTGAACATGGATATTCAATATGACGGAACTTGCTATTTATATTTTAGTGACCGTAAGCGAGCTCCGATCAGTTATGTCGGGCAAATAACACCCTTAGATTCTACTATGCAAAAAAGATATAAGCCATCACCAAAGCAGCAATGA
- the folD gene encoding bifunctional methylenetetrahydrofolate dehydrogenase/methenyltetrahydrofolate cyclohydrolase FolD, which produces MEIIDGKKISAQVKQELADEIAAFVAEGKKVPHLVAVLVGNDGASETYVASKVKACQAVGMKSSELRYGDDITEEQLLAVIDKLNEDPDVDGFIVQLPLPKHISEEKVLNRIHPDKDVDGFHPCNVGRMVLGLPTYLPATPAGIVELLTRYNIPTEGKHCVVVGRSNIVGTPMAVLMSRKAKNANCTVTLCHSRTANLKDITRQADILIVAIGVPHFLKEDMVKEGAVVVDVGIHRIPSETAKNGWKLVGDVDYDHVAPKCSYITPVPGGVGPMTIVTLLQNTIKACKAKH; this is translated from the coding sequence ATGGAAATTATTGACGGTAAAAAAATTTCAGCACAGGTAAAGCAAGAGCTTGCAGATGAAATCGCTGCTTTCGTGGCAGAAGGGAAAAAGGTTCCGCATTTGGTTGCTGTACTTGTAGGAAATGACGGGGCTAGCGAAACGTACGTTGCTAGTAAAGTGAAGGCCTGTCAGGCGGTAGGGATGAAAAGTTCAGAATTGCGTTATGGTGATGACATCACTGAAGAGCAGTTGTTGGCAGTCATTGATAAGTTGAACGAGGACCCCGATGTAGATGGGTTTATTGTGCAGTTACCTCTCCCGAAACATATTTCCGAAGAGAAAGTTTTGAACCGTATTCATCCGGATAAGGATGTGGATGGTTTCCATCCTTGTAACGTGGGCCGCATGGTGTTAGGATTACCGACTTATTTACCGGCAACCCCGGCAGGTATCGTGGAACTGCTGACCCGTTATAATATTCCGACAGAAGGCAAACATTGTGTTGTTGTCGGAAGAAGTAATATCGTGGGAACACCTATGGCAGTGTTAATGTCCCGGAAAGCCAAAAATGCCAATTGTACCGTTACTTTATGTCATAGCAGAACGGCGAATTTGAAAGATATTACTCGGCAGGCGGATATTTTGATCGTGGCGATTGGTGTTCCGCACTTCCTGAAAGAAGATATGGTGAAAGAAGGTGCTGTTGTGGTGGATGTCGGGATTCATCGTATTCCTTCGGAAACAGCAAAGAATGGTTGGAAATTAGTAGGAGATGTGGATTATGACCACGTGGCTCCTAAATGTTCATATATTACTCCGGTTCCCGGTGGTGTGGGACCGATGACCATCGTGACTTTGTTGCAAAACACGATAAAAGCTTGTAAAGCAAAACATTAA
- a CDS encoding M16 family metallopeptidase: MIKFTRHTLDNGLTMICNTDTSTPFVSVNILYKVGARDEDSNRTGFAHLFEHLMFGGSKHIADYDYHVQKAGGDSNAFTNNDYTNYYITIPAPNIETALWLESDRMLALDFSQKSLDVQRNVVIEEFKQRYFNNPYGDIWLKLRPLAYKVHPYQWPTIGKNIDHIAGASLEEVEDFFHRFYAPDNAILSISGNITDEKALELVKKWFGDIPPARYKRKALPMEPQQTEERRLVCEHNKVPADAIYKVYHMGDRRSDNFYTCDTISDILSNGQSSRLYINLIKNGKLFSEIDAYITGDMDPGLFIFSGKLSEGVAIEEAEAAIQNEIDRFIEDPISERELQKVINKTEARISYSEINYQGKSANLAFFDYLGDINLINSESIRYAEVSLDSIKQTARELFSTQNCSTLWYLKDK; the protein is encoded by the coding sequence ATGATAAAATTTACACGCCACACACTAGACAATGGCTTAACAATGATCTGTAACACGGATACCAGTACTCCATTTGTATCCGTGAACATCCTTTATAAAGTAGGTGCCCGGGACGAAGATTCCAATCGCACGGGCTTTGCCCATCTTTTTGAACATTTAATGTTCGGGGGCTCCAAACACATCGCTGATTACGATTATCACGTTCAGAAAGCGGGCGGGGATAGTAATGCATTCACGAATAACGACTACACAAATTATTACATCACGATCCCGGCCCCCAATATCGAAACGGCCTTGTGGCTGGAATCAGACCGGATGCTGGCACTCGATTTCTCCCAAAAATCACTTGATGTTCAACGTAACGTGGTCATTGAAGAATTCAAACAGCGCTACTTCAATAATCCTTACGGGGACATTTGGTTGAAATTACGTCCTTTAGCCTATAAGGTACATCCGTACCAATGGCCCACTATCGGGAAAAACATTGACCATATCGCAGGGGCATCCCTGGAAGAGGTGGAAGACTTCTTTCATCGTTTCTATGCCCCGGATAATGCCATACTAAGTATCAGCGGTAATATTACCGACGAAAAAGCCCTTGAACTCGTGAAAAAATGGTTCGGGGACATTCCTCCCGCCCGTTATAAGAGAAAAGCATTACCCATGGAACCGCAACAAACCGAAGAGCGTCGCCTCGTATGCGAGCATAACAAAGTTCCGGCAGATGCAATCTATAAAGTATACCACATGGGCGACCGCCGATCGGATAATTTCTACACGTGCGACACGATCTCAGACATATTATCCAACGGTCAATCCTCCCGCTTGTACATCAACCTCATTAAAAACGGGAAATTATTCTCGGAAATTGACGCTTATATCACCGGAGACATGGATCCGGGATTATTCATTTTCTCCGGGAAACTCTCGGAAGGAGTAGCGATAGAAGAAGCGGAAGCCGCCATCCAAAACGAGATTGATCGTTTTATCGAAGACCCGATTTCAGAACGGGAACTCCAAAAGGTAATCAACAAAACTGAAGCCCGAATCTCTTACAGCGAGATCAATTATCAAGGGAAATCAGCCAACTTGGCATTTTTTGACTATCTAGGAGATATTAACCTGATTAATTCGGAGTCTATCCGATACGCGGAAGTATCTCTTGATTCGATAAAACAGACCGCCCGAGAATTATTCTCCACACAGAATTGCTCTACCTTGTGGTATCTTAAAGACAAATAA
- the ffh gene encoding signal recognition particle protein, which yields MFENLSERLEKSFKILKGQGKITEINVAETLKEVRRSLLDADVNYKIAKEFTNTVKEKALGMNVLTAVKPGQMMVKIVHDELIQLMGGTHVDINIKGNPAVILMSGLQGSGKTTFSGKLANLLKTKRGKHPLLVACDVYRPAAIEQLKVLGEQIGVPVYSEEGNNDPVKIALNAVKEARATGKDVVIVDTAGRLAIDEQMMNEIAAIKKAIDPEETLFVVDAMTGQDAVNTAKEFNDRLNFDGVILTKLDGDTRGGAALSIRTVVSKPIKFVGTGEKLEALDVFHPERMADRILGMGDIVSLVEKAQEQFDAEEAKKLQKKIAKNQFNFNDFLSQIQQIKKMGNIKDLASMIPGVGKALKDVDIDDDAFKGVEAIIYSMTPEERENPELINGSRRKRIASGSGTTIQDVNRLLKQFDESKKMMRMLSKGGKMMGNAPMKRR from the coding sequence ATGTTTGAGAATCTATCGGAGAGGTTAGAAAAATCGTTTAAGATTTTAAAAGGACAGGGAAAGATCACCGAGATCAACGTGGCCGAAACGCTTAAAGAGGTGAGACGTTCATTGTTGGATGCCGACGTAAACTATAAGATCGCGAAAGAGTTTACCAACACGGTAAAAGAAAAGGCATTGGGAATGAACGTGCTGACTGCCGTGAAACCGGGGCAGATGATGGTGAAGATTGTTCACGATGAATTGATCCAGTTGATGGGAGGGACCCATGTCGATATTAATATAAAAGGTAATCCGGCTGTTATCTTGATGTCGGGTCTGCAAGGTTCCGGTAAAACAACATTTTCTGGTAAACTGGCTAATTTACTGAAGACAAAGCGGGGAAAACATCCTTTGTTAGTAGCTTGTGACGTTTACCGTCCGGCAGCTATCGAGCAGTTAAAAGTGCTTGGTGAGCAGATCGGGGTACCCGTGTATAGCGAGGAAGGAAACAATGATCCTGTGAAAATTGCCTTGAATGCCGTGAAAGAGGCCCGGGCTACAGGTAAAGATGTCGTGATTGTCGATACTGCGGGACGTTTGGCTATTGACGAGCAGATGATGAATGAAATTGCTGCCATCAAGAAAGCAATCGATCCGGAAGAGACCCTTTTCGTGGTGGATGCCATGACCGGACAGGATGCCGTGAACACGGCGAAGGAATTTAACGATCGTCTGAACTTTGATGGTGTGATCCTGACCAAGCTGGATGGTGATACTCGTGGTGGAGCGGCATTGTCTATTCGTACCGTGGTGAGTAAGCCGATTAAATTTGTCGGTACGGGTGAAAAACTGGAGGCTCTTGATGTGTTCCATCCCGAACGTATGGCTGACCGTATCTTGGGTATGGGTGATATTGTTTCTTTGGTTGAAAAAGCTCAGGAGCAATTTGACGCGGAGGAGGCGAAGAAGTTACAGAAAAAGATCGCCAAGAATCAGTTTAATTTTAATGACTTCTTGAGCCAGATTCAGCAGATCAAGAAGATGGGTAACATAAAAGATCTGGCATCCATGATCCCGGGTGTGGGTAAAGCATTGAAAGATGTGGATATTGATGATGATGCGTTTAAAGGAGTTGAGGCTATCATTTACTCGATGACCCCGGAAGAGCGGGAGAATCCGGAACTAATCAACGGTTCTCGTCGTAAACGTATTGCATCCGGTAGCGGTACCACTATTCAAGATGTAAATCGCTTGTTGAAACAGTTCGATGAATCCAAAAAGATGATGCGAATGTTATCCAAGGGCGGTAAGATGATGGGGAATGCCCCTATGAAGAGACGCTAA
- a CDS encoding NAD(P)H-dependent flavin oxidoreductase has product MKNRITKLFNIKYPIIQGGMVWCSGWRLASAVSNNGGLGLLGAGSMHPEMLVEHIRKMKEATDKPWGINVPLLYPEIDRLMDIIIQEGVKIVFTSAGSPKKWTPLLKSHGITVVHVISSALFAKKCEEAGVDAVVAEGFEAGGHNGREETTTLTLIPNVVESCSLPVIAAGGISSGKSVAAAMTLGAEGVQIGTRFAVAAESSAHPTFKQRVFDTEEGGTMLALKKLAPTRLIKNDFFNQVKALEDAGAEAAQLTELLGKGRAKKGIFEGDMTEGELEIGQIASMLHKEETVAEIMEDIIADFNKTTSKLGDLKL; this is encoded by the coding sequence ATGAAAAATAGAATAACAAAACTTTTCAATATAAAATACCCGATTATTCAAGGGGGTATGGTATGGTGTAGCGGATGGCGGCTAGCTTCCGCAGTAAGCAACAACGGGGGATTAGGATTACTGGGCGCCGGTTCCATGCACCCGGAAATGCTGGTGGAACATATCCGGAAAATGAAAGAGGCCACGGATAAACCGTGGGGGATCAATGTCCCGTTACTTTATCCGGAAATTGACCGGCTTATGGATATAATTATTCAAGAAGGCGTTAAAATTGTTTTCACCTCTGCCGGAAGCCCGAAAAAATGGACTCCCCTGTTAAAGTCGCATGGTATCACCGTGGTACACGTGATCAGTAGTGCCCTGTTCGCAAAGAAATGTGAAGAGGCAGGAGTAGATGCAGTTGTCGCTGAAGGTTTTGAAGCCGGGGGACATAACGGACGGGAAGAAACGACCACGCTCACCTTGATTCCCAATGTTGTGGAATCCTGCTCCCTACCCGTTATTGCCGCAGGGGGAATATCCTCTGGAAAATCCGTGGCAGCCGCCATGACTCTCGGAGCGGAAGGGGTACAAATCGGAACCCGTTTTGCCGTTGCCGCAGAATCTTCCGCCCATCCGACATTCAAACAACGGGTATTTGACACGGAAGAAGGTGGCACCATGCTGGCATTGAAAAAACTCGCCCCTACCCGTCTGATTAAAAACGACTTCTTCAATCAGGTAAAAGCACTGGAAGACGCCGGAGCAGAGGCTGCCCAATTAACCGAACTTTTAGGTAAAGGACGGGCTAAGAAAGGAATCTTCGAAGGTGACATGACGGAAGGCGAGTTAGAAATCGGACAAATCGCATCCATGTTGCACAAAGAAGAAACCGTGGCTGAAATTATGGAAGATATTATCGCTGATTTCAACAAAACAACAAGCAAATTGGGCGATCTGAAACTATGA
- a CDS encoding nucleoside recognition domain-containing protein gives MVLNYIWIFFFGAAFIVALCKLIFMGDTEVFSAIVKATFDMSKTGFEISLGLTGVLTLWMGIMKIGERGGAVKVMSWLISPFFRKLFPELPPDSPAYGSIMMNIAANMLGLDNAATPVGLKAMQQMQEVNPHKDRASNAQIMFLVLNTSGLTIIPVSVMVYRAQMGAANPADIFIPILLATYVSTLAGLIAVAVYQRLNLFNRVVMAYLIGGTLAVGGLIWYFSGLDKETITTISTVASNVILFSIITAFIAMGAWRKINVYDAFIDGAKEGFSIAVKIIPYLVAILVAVGVFRAAGAMDMLMSGLERLCLACGLDADFIPALPTALMKPLSGSGARGLMIDTMNTFGADSFAGRLASTFQGATDTTFYIIAVYFGAVGIKNTRYAIPCGLIADFAGIIAALVMAYIFFA, from the coding sequence ATGGTTCTCAATTATATCTGGATTTTCTTTTTTGGTGCGGCATTTATCGTGGCGCTTTGTAAATTGATCTTCATGGGTGATACAGAAGTTTTTTCTGCCATCGTGAAGGCCACCTTTGATATGTCAAAAACGGGGTTTGAAATCTCGCTAGGTTTAACGGGTGTATTAACTCTGTGGATGGGAATCATGAAAATTGGAGAGCGGGGAGGGGCTGTGAAAGTGATGTCATGGTTGATTAGTCCTTTTTTTCGGAAGTTGTTTCCGGAATTACCACCGGATAGTCCGGCATACGGTTCAATTATGATGAATATTGCGGCGAATATGCTTGGGTTGGATAATGCCGCAACTCCCGTGGGACTGAAAGCGATGCAACAAATGCAGGAGGTGAATCCTCATAAAGATCGGGCTTCCAATGCGCAGATTATGTTTCTGGTGCTGAATACTTCCGGTTTGACGATTATCCCGGTTTCCGTTATGGTGTATCGGGCTCAAATGGGGGCAGCGAATCCGGCGGATATATTTATTCCGATATTATTGGCTACTTACGTGTCCACGTTAGCCGGCCTGATTGCGGTGGCGGTGTACCAGCGCTTGAACCTGTTTAACCGGGTTGTTATGGCTTATTTGATTGGAGGAACCTTGGCCGTGGGTGGTTTAATCTGGTATTTTTCCGGGTTGGACAAGGAAACGATCACAACGATTTCCACGGTAGCTAGTAACGTTATTCTTTTCTCGATCATCACAGCTTTTATTGCCATGGGGGCTTGGCGTAAAATAAATGTGTACGATGCGTTTATTGATGGCGCAAAAGAGGGTTTTTCCATTGCAGTAAAAATCATTCCGTATTTAGTGGCGATTCTTGTGGCTGTCGGGGTGTTTCGGGCAGCGGGAGCGATGGATATGTTGATGAGTGGATTGGAACGTTTGTGTCTGGCTTGTGGATTAGATGCTGATTTTATACCGGCCTTGCCTACGGCCTTGATGAAACCGCTTAGTGGAAGTGGGGCGCGCGGGCTGATGATTGACACCATGAACACGTTCGGGGCAGACTCTTTCGCCGGGCGATTGGCGTCAACTTTCCAAGGGGCTACAGATACGACATTTTATATTATCGCCGTGTATTTTGGTGCAGTGGGGATTAAAAATACACGTTACGCAATACCTTGTGGATTGATTGCCGATTTTGCGGGTATCATTGCTGCTTTGGTGATGGCTTATATCTTTTTTGCATAG
- a CDS encoding energy transducer TonB, whose protein sequence is MTTKGKRGLKIKWDWCIPFFFMLGILFLTTCLQAAEKDSVKFVAKGIVVNKNKQPLYGACVMVKNSNERIYTGVDGKFSLAVKKGTKLVVSLLGKMDKEIRAKVDKEMQVVLIDEEYIEERMPRFVGEGVEMYIVRNIKYPKDALEMKIQGKVYVQFIIEKDGSVSEIKVLRPVYPSLDYEACRIIREMPRWRPGIQKGKPVRVSYTIPINFMLQ, encoded by the coding sequence ATGACTACAAAGGGGAAAAGAGGTTTAAAGATAAAATGGGATTGGTGTATCCCGTTTTTTTTCATGTTGGGCATTTTGTTTTTAACTACTTGTCTGCAAGCGGCAGAAAAGGATTCGGTGAAGTTCGTGGCGAAAGGGATCGTGGTAAATAAGAATAAACAGCCCTTATACGGGGCTTGTGTCATGGTGAAAAACTCGAACGAGAGAATATATACCGGGGTGGATGGGAAATTCTCGCTGGCGGTTAAGAAAGGGACGAAACTCGTAGTTTCTCTTTTGGGCAAGATGGATAAAGAGATCCGGGCAAAGGTTGACAAGGAGATGCAAGTGGTGCTGATTGACGAGGAATATATCGAAGAGAGAATGCCACGATTTGTAGGCGAGGGGGTGGAAATGTATATCGTGCGGAATATAAAATATCCGAAAGATGCGTTGGAGATGAAGATTCAAGGGAAAGTTTACGTGCAATTTATTATAGAGAAAGACGGGAGTGTGTCGGAAATAAAAGTTCTTCGTCCCGTTTATCCTTCTTTGGATTATGAGGCGTGTCGGATAATACGGGAAATGCCTCGATGGCGGCCTGGAATTCAGAAAGGTAAGCCCGTGAGAGTTTCCTACACGATCCCGATAAATTTCATGTTGCAATAA